One Tachyglossus aculeatus isolate mTacAcu1 chromosome 18, mTacAcu1.pri, whole genome shotgun sequence DNA segment encodes these proteins:
- the MYC gene encoding myc proto-oncogene protein: MPLGFSSKNYDYDYDSVQPYFYFEEEENFYHHQQQSELQPPAPSEDIWKKFELLPTPPLSPSRRSSLSSGGSGLPSTADQLEMVTELLGGDMVNQSFICDPDEAFVKSIIIQDCMWSGFSAAAKLVSEKLASYQAARKEGGRPGAAPAPSLGSSYLQDLSTAASECIDPSVVFPYPLHDGGSPKSCASPASPSSFCGASAQAPSSLTSLTSLSSCSSSSCSMSSSPGASPQPLALLEDTPPTTSSSSSSSSSSDSEEEQEDEEEIDVVTVEKRQPSARRSEAGSHSKPPHSPLVLKRCHVSTHQHNYAAPPSSKNDYPAAKRIKLDSGRVLKQISNNRKCVSPRSSDTEENDKRRTHNVLERQRRNELKLSFFALRDQIPELVNNEKAPKVVILKKATAYIQSVQAEEHKLIAEKEQLRRRREQLKHKLEQLRNFCA, encoded by the exons ATGCCGCTCGGCTTCAGCAGCAAAAACTACGATTACGATTACGACTCGGTGCAGCCCTACTTCTActtcgaggaggaggagaacttcTACCACCACCAGCAGCAGAGCGAGCTGCAGCCCCCGGCGCCCAGCGAGGATATCTGGAAGAAATTCGAGCTGCTGCCCACTCCGCCCCTGTCCCCCAGCCGCCGGTCCAGCCTGTCCTCGGGGGGCTCCGGCCTCCCCTCCACCGCCGACCAGCTGGAGATGGTCACCGAGCTGCTCGGGGGGGACATGGTCAACCAGAGCTTCATCTGCGACCCGGACGAGGCCTTCGTCAAGTCCATCATCATCCAGGACTGCATGTGGAGCGGCTTCTCCGCCGCCGCCAAACTGGTCTCTGAGAAACTGGCTTCCTACCAGGCGGCCCGCAAGGAAGGGGGGCGGCccggggcggccccggcccccagcctcGGCTCCAGCTACCTGCAGGACCTCAGCACCGCGGCCTCCGAGTGCATCGACCCCTCGGTGGTCTTTCCCTACCCTCTGCACGACGGAGGGTCGCCCAAGTCCTGCGCCTCGCCcgcctcgccctcctccttctgcggtGCCAGCGCCCAGGCcccctcctccttgacctctctgacctctctgtcctcctgctcctcctcctcctgctccatgtCCTCCTCGCCCGGGGCTAGTCCCCAACCCCTGGCCCTGCTGGAGGACACGCCACccaccaccagcagcagcagcagcagtagcagcagcagcgatTCCG aagaagagcaggaggatgaggaagaaattGACGTGGTCACCGTGGAAAAGAGGCAGCCTTCCGCCAGGAGATCCGAGGCGGGGTCTCACAGCAAGCCCCCCCACAGTCCCCTGGTCCTTAAGCGTTGTCACGTTTCCACGCACCAACACAACTACGCCGCGCCCCCTTCATCCAAGAACGACTATCCCGCCGCCAAAAGGATTAAGTTGGACAGTGGCAGAGTTCTGAAACAGATCAGCAATAACAGGAAATGCGTGAgtcccaggtcctccgacacAGAAGAAAACGACAAGAGGCGGACGCACAACGTCTTGGAGCGCCAGCGGAGGAATGAGCTCAAGTTGAGCTTCTTTGCCTTGCGTGACCAGATACCCGAACTGGTCAACAATGAAAAGGCCCCCAAAGTCGTCATCCTGAAAAAAGCCACTGCCTATATCCAGTCTGTCCAAGCAGAGGAGCACAAACTGATTGCGGAGAAAGAACAGTTGAGGAGGCGGCGAGAACAGTTGAAACACAAACTTGAACAGCTAAGGAACTTTTGCGCGTAA